A single genomic interval of candidate division KSB1 bacterium harbors:
- a CDS encoding alpha/beta hydrolase fold domain-containing protein has translation MIVWIHGGALIMGDREGIHPQIRALAEDKGFALFSIDYRL, from the coding sequence TTGATCGTTTGGATTCACGGAGGTGCGTTAATTATGGGGGACCGCGAAGGGATCCATCCTCAAATACGTGCACTGGCCGAAGACAAAGGTTTCGCCCTGTTCTCGATCGATTATCGCCTT